CGCTCGCTCTTCTTGCAGGCGAAGCGCTCGACGAAAAGCGGCAAAGGACGACGGCAAGCATCAACAACACATCGGCTGTGGCGGTGCCGTGGGCGTTCATTCTGGCGGACATTCTGGGCGTCGTACTCCGCTTCCTGCCCTGCCTCGCCGACCGCTCTGCCGTGCGGTCCGTGTGCCGGCACTGGCGTGCCGCCGCGCAGGGGCACAGCCTGCCGCCGCCGCTACCGCTCCTCGTGCTCCCCAGGCTCAGGTTCTTCAGCTTTTCCACCCAGGGGGCAGTCGTCGCTATGCGCCGCGTGTGGATGCCTGAGGAGGTGGCCACAGGCCATGTCGGCTGCGTGGGATCTTCCGAAGGATGGCTTCTTGTGGCGAGACCCTGCGAAGATGCCGCCGGCTGCGAGCGCTTCCTGGTGAACGCGCTCTCTCATAATGTCGTCCGTCTGCCCCGTCTGCATGCTCCCTACTGCACCACCTCTGGTGAGCACCCCTGGACTGCCAACGATGACCCCAAGCTGTATTCAAGGTCACTCGACCACGTTGTGCTATCTGCTCCGCCTGGCTTGGCGACCAAGTGCATAGTGGCTGGCTTCTCCTACCGCAGGCCTGTGCCCGGGCTCTCAGATTGGCGCGGCTTGCCTGGGATTACGCTGTGGCAGCCAGGGATGAAGACATGGTACGTCTACCAATCTCGCTGGGTTGACTGGTTGAGTGACCT
This sequence is a window from Miscanthus floridulus cultivar M001 chromosome 10, ASM1932011v1, whole genome shotgun sequence. Protein-coding genes within it:
- the LOC136489269 gene encoding uncharacterized protein, which gives rise to MDPVTDTAGESSSPLLYSTPTTCPVVSASGSGSGVIVSQKRHARSPLALLAGEALDEKRQRTTASINNTSAVAVPWAFILADILGVVLRFLPCLADRSAVRSVCRHWRAAAQGHSLPPPLPLLVLPRLRFFSFSTQGAVVAMRRVWMPEEVATGHVGCVGSSEGWLLVARPCEDAAGCERFLVNALSHNVVRLPRLHAPYCTTSGEHPWTANDDPKLYSRSLDHVVLSAPPGLATKCIVAGFSYRRPVPGLSDWRGLPGITLWQPGMKTWYVYQSRWVDWLSDLVFHQGKLYMLRRSWHTIQSPLLLAFTLGEDEHGVNVSGLEHRVSMPPFPRPSPAHWAARCNLVQWRGRLVVIIRYVDSYISFSHTEEVDVFALDLSIDPCGVTEIHSFDGDCVFVDLCRCTSFPAGSYEGVQGDSIYFIDKYKKDDQPSYVTTVYNMRDGTVKPFTAELLSGNPAEDKLASPVWMFPPE